In the Desulfosporosinus acidiphilus SJ4 genome, ATATGGGCAAGATTTGTCCGGGAAATTAATTCGCACTTACGGAATTGTTCAAGATATAACAGAGCGAAAGCTGGGCGAAATTGACCTGAAAGAAAGTGAGTTAAAGTTTAAGGAGCTTGCTGAAAATCTTGGCGAAGTGGTTTGGGTTCGTCAGAACGAACGGCTTGTTTATATTAATCCGGCATACGAGAGAGTGTGGGGGAAAACATGTCAAAGTTTATATGATGATCCCGATTCTTTTATTGATGCCATACATCCTGAAGATAAAGAAAGAATTATCCAAGTATATTCGGGAGAAATGCGCACTGTAAAAGGTTTATTAAATGAGCAGTATAAAATTATCAGGCCAAATGGTGAGATCCGATGGATTTGGGATAGATCAATGCCTATCCTTGACAAAAACGGAAGAATGATTCGATGTATAGGAATCGCAGATGATATAACAAAAATTAAAGAGTATGAAGAAACATCCCTAAAAAGCAAGATGCAAAAGGAAATGGCCCACCTCGATCGATTGAACTTGGTTGGTCAGATGGCCGCAGGTATCGGTCATGAAGTCCGGAACCCAATGACTACTGTAAGGGGATTTTTGCAATTACTATCTCGCAAAGAGGAGTGTTCCAAATATCTGGAGTTTTTCACCCTGATGATCGATGAATTGGACAGAGCAAATTCTATTATCACGAACTTCCTTTCATTGGCCAAAGACAGGGTTGTTGAATTAGAAATACAAAGCATAAAAGAAATAGTTGAAAACTTATTTCCATTAATCAAAGCGGATGGATTGCTTAACAACAAGTACATAATCCTAGAACTAGAAGAGGTCGAGAAGATCCCTTTAGACAAAAAAGAAATGCGGCAGTTAATTCTAAATCTTGTTCTTAACGGTACGCAGGCGATGTCACCCGGTGGGACTTTGAAGATAAGAACATTTATGGAGAAAGAAGAAGTTGTATTATCCGTTACTGACGATGGTGAAGGGATAGAGCCAGAAGTGCTCGAGAAAATCGGCACTCCATTCTTCACTACCAAAAAAGATGGAACTGGGTTAGGATTAGCAGTTTGCTACAGCATTGCGGCTAAGCATAACGCAAAAATTGATATTGAAACATCCGCAGAAGGAACTACTTTTTTTGTACGGTTTAGACGGAGCTAATTTTTTCTGGAAATTTATGTGCTCCAATAGACTTCGTCTTTCCCCCAAGCGATACACTTTTGCAATGGTGCTTTTAATGAATAAGGTCGGCTCATTCGTCCGATTATGAATGCGACTTTGGGGAAAGGGGCGCATTTCCGCGACAAAGTGCTGGGTTTGACCGGCTTAGGCCGCTTTTGATTTTCTAACATAGTTTTGTTGATTTTCCGAGACTAGGTGCTGAGTATAGAACCAAAGTGGTATATATAAAAGCAACACACCCAGTCCTACAAGCGTGGATGATCAGCCGGAATCCAAGGCATTCAGATACGTGATCCCAACTAGATATAACGGAATATTGATCAGTGCGCAAATCAGCGCGATGAGCTTCCATCCGGAAGGAGCCTTGAATTCTCTGGGCAGCGAACGAAACTTTTTGTCGGAGTATACTTTTACATAGGCGACAGGCTGATGCCGTTAGCGCAAATGTAGCCAATTGCCGAAGCAGCGAGAACGGCCGCAGGAGATTTTAGCGTGATCAGCGCTATATTGAAAAGCGCCGTGACTATCATAGCAATTACCGGAGTTCCATAGGTATTCGTTTTTCCGAAAATCGCCGGAAGATTCTCTTCCTTCGCCATGGACTCCATTGCTCTGGCAGAGCCGAAAAATGCAGTCTGGATGATCAGAACCATAGAAGCGATCAGTCATTTTTAAATTATAAGGCCTCAGTTTAAAACTGTGAATTTCAAGATAGTTATAGGGGATATAGTTATCTGAGATTTCTACGACTCTTCGAGCAGATTGCATCTACTGCTGTCAATATGAATTCAATGCTTATTAACGTGAAATAACTATATATTGAATGATTTAATGTTGGCTATAAATTAAGCCCTTCAATCTTTCTGTTGAAGGGCTTACAACTATATTGAAGAAGAAACGTCGGCTATAAACCGAGCAAATAGTCAGTATAACTGCTCATTAACTCAGTGATTGAATTTATTTTATATATTTCGCGAATACAAAAGGAATATAAGGTATTATGTCGAATTTTAGGTTGATTAGATTTTGTACGATATGTTTGCTAGGTATTAGGGATGATATAGAATTTAGAAACTGCTCATAAGCATATAAAATAAGTTCTAGCCGAAAATACAACTAGATGAATAAGGACTGATAAATATGTTACGAATGATCAGCGATTTATTTATTAACTTTACCATTTTGGCGTCTTTAATTGTTTTTGGAAATCAAATATATAGGGAAGTAGACTCGAGGGTCACCTCAAAATTTTTAAAAGAAGTAATTATTGCCGGAACTCTTGCCGGTATTATTGGGTCAGTTTTAATAGTTTACAGTTCTCAGACCATCAAGGGATTTCTTATCGATTTTTCAAACATAGCCATAATAATTTCTGGAATTTATTTTTCTCTGCCTACAGCAATATTAGCTTCTATTATTATTTACGGTGTTAAAATACTTACTTTGCCAGTCCATGAATTTGGATATTTAGGGCATTTTATAACTGGATTATCTGTTGCAGTTGGTTGTGGGGTAATTGGAAAATTAAAGATAGAACGCTGGAAAAAATGGGTTTTAGAATGTTTCTGGGTATGCTTTGTCTTTGTCGCGAATTTAATCATAACACCACTCCCTCCTCTACCTGCGAAATTAGCACATTCAACAAATGAACCCAATTTAATTTTAATGATAGTAATTTATTGCAGCGGAACAATCTTAGTTTGTTCAATTGTCTTTTATTTAATGGATTATATTATCCTTACGAATCATCGGTACATGGAAATAAAAGAAGCCGCCCTAAAAGACTCTTTGACAGGTTTAAACAATATACGAGAATTTGATAGACTTTTGAATAATGCCCTTGAACATTCCAAAGAAAAGAATGAAAATCTTTCGATGCTATTTTTAGATGTTGATTACTTTAAAAGAATTAATGACACCTACGGACATCCGGTAGGTGATAAAATTTTAAAAGAAATAAGTTCTCTTTTGCAAGAAAACTCCAGACCGGGAGACGTTATTTCCCGAAATGGCGGTGAGGAATTTTCCATTATATTATTAAATTGTTCATTACAACAAGCCGTAAATGTTGCTGAGCGGATTAGAACTTGCGTGGCTCAGTACGATTTTATAATCGATTCAGATGAAACAATCCATGTAACAGTTTCTATAGGCATTTCCTCATTTCCTGAAACTACAAATCAAGTTGATCAGCTGGTAAGACTATCGGATAGAGCGTTGTATGAGGCCAAAAATAATGGAAGAAATAAAGTAGTTGTAGCAAATGACGTAAGGAAAGCCAATTAAAGACACCTTAGATGATGGTCTCGTAGGGGGTTTGTGTGATGGGTTTTAGACACATCAGGATGAACTCCTTTATGGAATTGCCAAAGCGAACTTGGGGCAAATTAGAGTCATGTTATTGGAAAATGCAAATAGAGGAGAGTTTTCCATGAATGCTGAAATCAAGCATATCCATCATATTGGTCATGTCGTTAAAGATATGGGTGTCGCGTTGGAATTGTATCAAAAACTTGGTTTTGATTGTCTAATACCTGCATATCCAATGATGGCAGAAAATGAAGGCGAGAAACCTAAGCCACTTGGCATGGCGAACACACATATTACATTTTTGCGCAACTTCATAGAGATTGCTACTGTAGTAAAAGATGCAGGACTGATTCCCGAAAATGCTAACCTCGTTCCCATTCAGGTTCCACCAGCAGTGCTTCCTAAAGTTCTTGAGAATATCAAACGCACCATAGAAACTGTTTCCAAGTGTCTGGCTCGCTACGAAGGCACCCATATTCTTTGTTTTTTTACACCTGATGTAAACGCTTCGGCGGACAGGTTTGCGAAATGTAATATTGGACATAGCGGAGTCAACGCTGTCCAGCGCCTTGTTGAAACTACTGACGGCGTACAGATAATGCCTGTCAAAGTCTTGGAGATTGATGGAGAAGATGTACCTGAAGGTCGACTCGCCATTGCGGATCTTCCGCCATTAGAAATTTTACAGAAACAAGTCCAAATGGATCATCCGAACGGGGCGATTGAACTTGTTGAAGTTATCCTTTGTGTTACTGATCAAGAAATTGATAATTTTATCAATCGATATCAGCAATATCTAGGCCGCGCTGTGCAGGGAGATGGAGTTACACGTTTTATCGATTTAGAAAGTGCGCGAATAACAATTGTTTCCGAATCTCAGTTGTCCAATTTATTTCCAGGTGAAGTGGCACCGGCTTTGCCGGGATTTGTAGGATATGTTGTTAAAGTACGCGACATATCGGCTACCAGGAAATATATTGAAGGAAACGGATTCCCGGTGATGGAAACAACTAAGGATATTTTTGTACCATCTTCCTCTGCGCTTGGTACTGTCAT is a window encoding:
- a CDS encoding PAS domain-containing sensor histidine kinase — encoded protein: MKSDEEEELRKIKMRLEEAQEFAHLGFWEFDRITGENTWSDELFRICGFEPQEFIPTIHDFISLVHPDDKELIIKIMRNPIIDTSPEIDFRIIRRDAENRWVHVKIKYGQDLSGKLIRTYGIVQDITERKLGEIDLKESELKFKELAENLGEVVWVRQNERLVYINPAYERVWGKTCQSLYDDPDSFIDAIHPEDKERIIQVYSGEMRTVKGLLNEQYKIIRPNGEIRWIWDRSMPILDKNGRMIRCIGIADDITKIKEYEETSLKSKMQKEMAHLDRLNLVGQMAAGIGHEVRNPMTTVRGFLQLLSRKEECSKYLEFFTLMIDELDRANSIITNFLSLAKDRVVELEIQSIKEIVENLFPLIKADGLLNNKYIILELEEVEKIPLDKKEMRQLILNLVLNGTQAMSPGGTLKIRTFMEKEEVVLSVTDDGEGIEPEVLEKIGTPFFTTKKDGTGLGLAVCYSIAAKHNAKIDIETSAEGTTFFVRFRRS
- a CDS encoding amino acid permease, which produces MVLIIQTAFFGSARAMESMAKEENLPAIFGKTNTYGTPVIAMIVTALFNIALITLKSPAAVLAASAIGYICANGISLSPM
- a CDS encoding GGDEF domain-containing protein, with protein sequence MISDLFINFTILASLIVFGNQIYREVDSRVTSKFLKEVIIAGTLAGIIGSVLIVYSSQTIKGFLIDFSNIAIIISGIYFSLPTAILASIIIYGVKILTLPVHEFGYLGHFITGLSVAVGCGVIGKLKIERWKKWVLECFWVCFVFVANLIITPLPPLPAKLAHSTNEPNLILMIVIYCSGTILVCSIVFYLMDYIILTNHRYMEIKEAALKDSLTGLNNIREFDRLLNNALEHSKEKNENLSMLFLDVDYFKRINDTYGHPVGDKILKEISSLLQENSRPGDVISRNGGEEFSIILLNCSLQQAVNVAERIRTCVAQYDFIIDSDETIHVTVSIGISSFPETTNQVDQLVRLSDRALYEAKNNGRNKVVVANDVRKAN
- a CDS encoding VOC family protein, giving the protein MNAEIKHIHHIGHVVKDMGVALELYQKLGFDCLIPAYPMMAENEGEKPKPLGMANTHITFLRNFIEIATVVKDAGLIPENANLVPIQVPPAVLPKVLENIKRTIETVSKCLARYEGTHILCFFTPDVNASADRFAKCNIGHSGVNAVQRLVETTDGVQIMPVKVLEIDGEDVPEGRLAIADLPPLEILQKQVQMDHPNGAIELVEVILCVTDQEIDNFINRYQQYLGRAVQGDGVTRFIDLESARITIVSESQLSNLFPGEVAPALPGFVGYVVKVRDISATRKYIEGNGFPVMETTKDIFVPSSSALGTVIVFRQIE